Proteins encoded in a region of the Rhodococcus sp. SBT000017 genome:
- a CDS encoding GNAT family N-acetyltransferase encodes MTNYDLRANPRKLRPRPAVPREVAVELTSSGVPVAERDFFIEEFRGVTIVIALPVLSIAALEAVERTVGEFGTGDTRFIFVVPADYVPEVSAAVGGVAMASATVWNDESVARLWLAIADSEYVVIGAEVAAVARTAGAVSASVRASKMVLTDPGGGWGDPPRSFADIDLHRERLVAHLAERGLDDFPPAAEAALAGGAYSVNLCRADDLEFELFTFDGRGTVLTQGRYLHLASLQVDDFPAIEALVAQGVREGVLKQRSRIEIARMAVGGLGARVLRTGHLAGIVGLEVDRYAGTGFAEVSGLITVAEFSGLGAGGLLMDGLLEVCRTRGIANLFAVTVSSEAAEFFIKRSFVEVGHQDVPAAKWEDYDADRLESARCFLRSV; translated from the coding sequence ATGACGAACTACGATCTACGCGCGAACCCACGGAAATTGCGGCCGCGGCCAGCGGTACCGCGCGAGGTGGCGGTCGAGCTGACGTCCAGTGGGGTTCCTGTTGCCGAGCGCGACTTCTTCATCGAGGAGTTCCGCGGGGTCACGATCGTGATCGCCCTTCCCGTGTTGAGCATCGCGGCGCTCGAGGCAGTGGAACGAACGGTCGGGGAGTTCGGAACCGGCGATACGCGGTTCATTTTCGTGGTTCCGGCCGACTACGTTCCGGAAGTCAGCGCTGCAGTCGGTGGTGTAGCCATGGCGAGTGCGACTGTCTGGAACGATGAGTCCGTCGCCCGGCTGTGGCTCGCAATCGCGGATTCGGAATACGTCGTGATCGGGGCGGAAGTAGCCGCTGTCGCGCGCACTGCAGGGGCAGTGTCTGCGAGCGTGCGGGCCTCGAAGATGGTCCTGACCGATCCGGGCGGGGGTTGGGGCGATCCTCCTCGTAGCTTCGCCGACATCGACCTGCACCGCGAGCGTCTGGTCGCACACCTGGCCGAACGGGGACTCGACGATTTCCCGCCCGCGGCCGAGGCGGCACTTGCCGGCGGTGCATACAGCGTGAACCTATGCCGTGCTGACGATCTCGAATTCGAGCTGTTCACATTCGACGGCCGGGGGACCGTCCTCACCCAGGGGCGCTACCTCCACTTGGCCTCGCTGCAGGTCGACGATTTCCCTGCAATAGAGGCGTTGGTCGCACAGGGAGTGCGAGAAGGGGTTCTCAAGCAGCGCAGTCGGATCGAGATTGCCAGGATGGCGGTCGGAGGACTCGGTGCGCGGGTGCTGCGCACCGGGCACCTCGCCGGAATCGTCGGACTGGAGGTGGACCGTTACGCCGGAACAGGATTCGCCGAAGTGTCGGGTTTGATCACAGTCGCCGAGTTTTCCGGACTGGGAGCGGGTGGCTTGCTGATGGACGGATTGTTGGAGGTCTGCCGCACCAGGGGTATCGCGAATCTCTTCGCGGTCACCGTCAGCAGTGAAGCAGCGGAGTTCTTCATCAAACGTAGCTTTGTCGAGGTCGGTCATCAGGATGTCCCTGCTGCAAAATGGGAAGACTACGACGCTGATCGACTCGAGTCTGCTCGTTGTTTTCTACGATCTGTCTGA
- a CDS encoding nuclear transport factor 2 family protein, with the protein MTTEWDGLPDNVKKFMTALDSRQGARALTLFTADAVVTDEGHDHSGRDEIEAWLTASVSESQYTYTTEFTGATTTGTTVDVVQHLEGNFPGGVVDLHYRFTLDGALIQRLVIEP; encoded by the coding sequence ATGACAACAGAATGGGATGGACTCCCGGACAACGTGAAGAAGTTCATGACCGCACTCGACTCCCGACAAGGCGCTCGAGCGCTCACTCTGTTCACCGCGGATGCCGTGGTGACCGACGAGGGCCACGATCACTCGGGCCGCGACGAGATCGAGGCCTGGCTGACCGCCTCGGTCAGTGAGAGTCAGTACACCTACACAACAGAGTTCACCGGGGCGACCACGACCGGCACGACTGTCGACGTCGTGCAGCACCTGGAAGGCAACTTCCCCGGGGGAGTCGTCGACCTGCACTACCGCTTCACGCTGGACGGCGCGCTGATCCAGCGGCTGGTGATCGAGCCATGA
- a CDS encoding SDR family NAD(P)-dependent oxidoreductase — MSKRWFITGGTPGGFGMAYAEVALEAGDRVVLTARRPGELASWADQYGDRVLVVPMDVTDADQVLRAVRTAEEHFGGIDVLVNNAGRGWYGSIEGMSETSIRAMFELNFFAVLSVTRAVLPGMRARGSGWIVNVSSVAGLLAAVGFGYYSATKYAIEAVTDALRQEVAEQGIAVLTVEPGAFRTNAYAGFAEEPVAEAISEYHGMLEQVRAAFVDMNGVQPGDPHRGARAVIAAMTQDPPPRRLILGNSGYDAVIDALEQNLSDIRSNETLSRSADFPA; from the coding sequence ATGAGCAAGCGATGGTTCATCACCGGTGGCACACCTGGCGGTTTCGGCATGGCCTACGCCGAGGTGGCGCTGGAGGCGGGAGACCGCGTGGTACTCACCGCCCGGCGTCCAGGGGAATTGGCGTCTTGGGCCGATCAGTACGGTGACCGCGTTCTCGTCGTGCCCATGGATGTCACCGACGCGGATCAGGTACTACGAGCGGTACGAACAGCCGAGGAGCATTTCGGCGGTATCGATGTGTTGGTCAACAACGCAGGCCGCGGCTGGTACGGATCGATCGAGGGAATGAGCGAGACCTCGATACGGGCGATGTTCGAGCTGAACTTCTTCGCCGTGCTGTCCGTGACGCGAGCAGTGCTTCCAGGTATGCGCGCCCGCGGAAGCGGGTGGATCGTCAACGTGTCCTCGGTGGCCGGGCTTCTGGCGGCGGTCGGATTTGGTTACTACAGCGCGACGAAATACGCGATCGAGGCCGTCACCGATGCGCTGCGCCAGGAGGTTGCCGAGCAAGGCATAGCTGTGTTGACAGTCGAACCAGGGGCGTTCCGCACGAACGCCTACGCCGGATTCGCCGAAGAGCCGGTCGCGGAGGCGATTTCGGAATACCACGGCATGCTGGAACAGGTGCGGGCCGCTTTCGTCGACATGAACGGGGTGCAACCGGGCGATCCGCATCGCGGTGCCCGTGCGGTGATCGCAGCGATGACCCAGGACCCGCCGCCACGCCGGCTGATTCTGGGCAACAGCGGGTACGACGCCGTGATCGACGCGTTGGAACAAAATCTGAGCGACATCCGGTCGAACGAAACACTATCTCGCAGCGCGGATTTCCCGGCCTAG